A section of the Citrus sinensis cultivar Valencia sweet orange chromosome 8, DVS_A1.0, whole genome shotgun sequence genome encodes:
- the LOC102625488 gene encoding vacuolar fusion protein MON1 homolog isoform X1 has product MSTSSSSPSSDEELIFNPNPIPKPIDDELTLASLTLTESNGNGSVGESDRYGGAGVVLEAEREGEREGPSSPSSSGYAGERGSSSEGTSNSRIGDEDDDGIQEVINDHDGFVDGVGDSSPSPSWVPGKRHVDEDDASISWRKRKKHFFILSHSGKPIYSRYGDEHKLAGFSATLQAIISFVENGKDRIKLVRAGKHQVVFLIKGPIYLVCISCTEESYESLRGQLELLYGQMILILTKSVNRCFEKNPKFDMTPLLGGTDVVFSSLIHSFNWNPATFLHAYTCLPLAYATRQAAGAVLQDVADSGVLFALLMCKCKVVSLVGAQKASLHPDDMLLLSNFVMSSESFRTSESFSPICLPRYNPTAFLYAYVHYFDADTYLMLLTTSSDAFYHLKDCRIRIEQVLLRSNVLSEVQRSMLEGGMRVEDLPVDPLPRSSMPHRLSQQRILTQSPEIFSESIVGIGGPTGLWHFIYRSIYLDQYVSSDFSPPISSPQQQKRLYRAYQKLYCSMHGKGIGPHKTQFRRDENYVLLCWVTQDFELYAAFDPLADKAVAIKTCNRVCQWVKDVENEIFLQGASPFSW; this is encoded by the exons ATGTCCACCAGCTCTTCATCGCCATCCTCCGATGAAGAACTCATTTTTAACCCTAACCCTATCCCTAAGCCGATTGATGACGAATTGACGCTGGCGTCGTTAACATTGACCGAGTCTAACGGTAATGGATCGGTGGGCGAAAGCGATCGTTACGGTGGTGCTGGGGTGGTGTTGGAGGCGGAGCGGGAAGGGGAAAGGGAGGGGCCATCGAGTCCGAGTAGTAGTGGGTATGCTGGAGAGAGAGGGAGCAGTAGCGAGGGGACGAGTAACTCGAGAATTGGTGATGAGGACGATGATGGGATACAGGAAGTGATAAATGATCATGATGGTTTTGTTGATGGAGTTGGGGATTCTTCACCCTCGCCCTCGTGGGTCCCCGGCAAACGCCACGTCGATGAG GACGATGCTTCCATATCatggagaaagagaaagaaacaCTTCTTTATTTTGAGTCATTCTGGAAAACCGATATATTCCAG ATATGGAGATGAACATAAACTTGCAGGATTTTCTGCAACATTGCAAGCAATTATCTCCTTTGTAGAGAATGG GAAAGATCGTATCAAATTGGTTAGGGCAGGAAAACATCAG GTAGTATTTCTCATCAAGGGACCAATCTACTTAGTTTGCATCAGCTGCACAGAAGAGTCTTATGAATCATTGAGGGGACAATTGGAGCTTCTTTATGGCCAG ATGATACTTATTTTAACTAAGTCCGTAAACAGATGTTTTGAGAAGAACCCGAAGTTCGATATGACACCTTTGCTTGGGGGAACAGATGTTGTCTTCTCATCACTTATCCATTCTTTCAATTG GAACCCAGCTACATTCCTTCATGCATACACCTGTCTTCCTCTAGCATATGCAACAAGGCAAGCTGCTGGTGCTGTATTACAAGATGTCGCTGATTCAGGAGTTCTCTTTGCATTATTAATGTGTAAATGCAAG GTTGTCAGCCTTGTTGGTGCACAGAAAGCCTCTCTTCATCCTGATGATATGTTGCTACTTTCCAATTTTGTTATGTCATCAGAATCATTTAG GACATCTGAATCTTTTTCACCAATTTGCCTGCCAAGATATAATCCCACGGCATTTTTGTATGCTTATGTCCATTATTTTGAT GCTGACACATACCTGATGTTGCTTACTACTAGCTCGGATGCCTTTTATCATCTTAAAGATTGCAG gATTCGTATAGAACAGGTCCTTTTGAGGTCAAATGTTCTTAGTGAAGTTCAGAGATCCATGCTAGAAGGGGGAATGCGTGTTGAGGATTTGCCTGTTGATCCATTGCCTCGTTCATCTATGCCTCATCGTTTGAGCCAGCAGAGGATTTTAACACAGTCTCCTGAAATATTCAGTGAATCAATTGTTGGCATTGGTGGTCCTACCGGACTGTGGCATTTCATCTATCGTAGTATATATCTGGATCAATATGTGTCTTCTGATTTCTCACCTCCAATTAGCAGTCCTCAACAGCAGAAAAG ATTGTATAGAGCATACCAGAAACTTTACTGTTCCATGCATGGTAAAGGAATTGGTCCCCACAAGACTCAATTTAGAAGGGATGAAAATTATg TTCTACTCTGCTGGGTCACACAGGATTTTGAACTTTATGCAGCATTTGATCCGCTTGCAGATAAG GCAGTGGCAATAAAGACTTGCAACCGGGTTTGTCAGTGGGTTAAAGAtgtggaaaatgaaatttttttgcagGGTGCAAGCCCCTTTTCATGGTGA
- the LOC102625010 gene encoding double-stranded RNA-binding protein 2, producing the protein MYKNQLQELAQRSCFNLPSYTCIREGPDHAPRFKATVNFNGEIFESPHYCSTLRQAEHSAAEVALSSLSHRGPSPSLAARILDETGVYKNLLQEIAQRVGAPLPQYTTIRSGLGHLPVFTGIVELAGIAFTGEPAKNKKQAEKNAAMAAWTSLKQLAKETASSSSEPETNDELEQITIARALLNYRLKEKMAMASTLDSPIPFARKFPVQNTRPTSPQPPLATTSKILPLFCPKTASRHRPTSTGTNEKPAQPQPYGSEGRVVRPQKFPAAGAAPYVPIRQYRTSCRGIAPPVTVRTTVPCFSAPPHPPPSALPPQMMRAPAVRIAPSVTVRQAVPVYAAPPVHRDDSLTVRKEDPPTTPAPAQKVDSWTVFPPAILKDLPTVTAAAIQKEDTPTVTPAIQKQDCLTVASPVVQKENPPIVVASAVQKGYPPNSTAPSPQEILSQVEKRENTILNIEETEAACSLGQLKI; encoded by the exons ATGTACAAGAACCAGCTGCAGGAGCTGGCGCAGAGGAGCTGCTTTAATCTCCCCTCCTACACGTGCATTCGGGAAGGTCCTGACCACGCGCCCAGATTCAAGGCCACCGTTAACTTCAACGGCGAGATCTTCGAGAGCCCTCACTATTGTTCTACTCTCCGTCAGGCCGAACACTCCGCCGCCGAAGTCGCTCTCAGCTCCCTCTCCCACCGTGGTCCCTCCCCTTCCCTCGCCGCCAGGATTCTG GATGAGACGGGGGTGTACAAGAACCTGTTACAGGAAATTGCACAAAGAGTTGGAGCTCCATTGCCGCAATATACAACAATCAGGTCGGGCCTCGGACACCTGCCCGTTTTTACTGGGATCGTAGAGTTGGCTGGGATAGCATTTACAGGGGAACCTGCCAAGAACAAGAAGCAAGCTGAGAAGAATGCAGCTATGGCAGCGTGGACATCTCTAAAACAAT TGGCAAAAGAAACTGCAAGTTCTTCATCTGAGCCAGAGACTAATGATGAGTTAGAACAGATTACAATAGCGCGAGCCTTATTGAATTATCGCCTAAAGGAAAAGATGGCCATGGCGAGCACTCTTGATTCCCCAATCCCATTTGCAAGAAAGTTCCCAGTTCAGAACACTAGACCAACAAGTCCACAGCCTCCCCTTGCTACTACATCAAAAATTCTTCCCTTGTTCTGCCCTAAGACAGCGTCTCGACACAGACCAACATCGACCGgaacaaatgaaaaacctgCACAGCCACAACCGTATGGCTCAGAAGGACGTGTTGTTCGACCTCAGAAATTCCCTGCTGCTGGAGCTGCTCCCTATGTTCCTATCCGACAATATAGGACTTCTTGTCGTGGCATTGCACCACCAGTGACAGTAAGAACTACAGTGCCTTGTTTCTCAGCACCTCCACACCCACCACCATCTGCTCTTCCACCTCAGATGATGCGGGCTCCAGCTGTACGAATAGCTCCTTCTGTCACTGTTAGACAGGCTGTGCCTGTATATGCTGCTCCCCCAGTTCATAGAGATGATTCTCTGACTGTTCGCAAAGAAGATCCTCCGACCACTCCTGCTCCTGCTCAAAAAGTAGATTCTTGGACTGTTTTTCCTCCTGCCATTCTAAAAGATCTTCCAACTGTTACCGCAGCTGCCATTCAGAAAGAAGATACTCCAACTGTTACTCCGGCCATTCAGAAACAAGATTGTCTAACTGTTGCTAGTCCTGTTGTTCAGAAAGAAAATCCCCCAATTGTTGTTGCTTCTGCTGTCCAGAAAGGATATCCTCCAAATTCTACTGCTCCTTCCCCACAGGAAATACTGTCACAAgtagagaaaagagagaacaCAATCCTGAACATAGAAGAAACTGAGGCAGCATGCAGCTTGGGacaacttaaaatataa
- the LOC102625488 gene encoding vacuolar fusion protein MON1 homolog isoform X2 — protein MSTSSSSPSSDEELIFNPNPIPKPIDDELTLASLTLTESNGNGSVGESDRYGGAGVVLEAEREGEREGPSSPSSSGYAGERGSSSEGTSNSRIGDEDDDGIQEVINDHDGFVDGVGDSSPSPSWVPGKRHVDEDDASISWRKRKKHFFILSHSGKPIYSRYGDEHKLAGFSATLQAIISFVENGKDRIKLVRAGKHQVVFLIKGPIYLVCISCTEESYESLRGQLELLYGQMILILTKSVNRCFEKNPKFDMTPLLGGTDVVFSSLIHSFNWNPATFLHAYTCLPLAYATRQAAGAVLQDVADSGVLFALLMCKCKVVSLVGAQKASLHPDDMLLLSNFVMSSESFRTSESFSPICLPRYNPTAFLYAYVHYFDADTYLMLLTTSSDAFYHLKDCRIRIEQVLLRSNVLSEVQRSMLEGGMRVEDLPVDPLPRSSMPHRLSQQRILTQSPEIFSESIVGIGGPTGLWHFIYRSIYLDQYVSSDFSPPISSPQQQKRLYRAYQKLYCSMHGKGIGPHKTQFRRDENYGSYLFVFIIICLT, from the exons ATGTCCACCAGCTCTTCATCGCCATCCTCCGATGAAGAACTCATTTTTAACCCTAACCCTATCCCTAAGCCGATTGATGACGAATTGACGCTGGCGTCGTTAACATTGACCGAGTCTAACGGTAATGGATCGGTGGGCGAAAGCGATCGTTACGGTGGTGCTGGGGTGGTGTTGGAGGCGGAGCGGGAAGGGGAAAGGGAGGGGCCATCGAGTCCGAGTAGTAGTGGGTATGCTGGAGAGAGAGGGAGCAGTAGCGAGGGGACGAGTAACTCGAGAATTGGTGATGAGGACGATGATGGGATACAGGAAGTGATAAATGATCATGATGGTTTTGTTGATGGAGTTGGGGATTCTTCACCCTCGCCCTCGTGGGTCCCCGGCAAACGCCACGTCGATGAG GACGATGCTTCCATATCatggagaaagagaaagaaacaCTTCTTTATTTTGAGTCATTCTGGAAAACCGATATATTCCAG ATATGGAGATGAACATAAACTTGCAGGATTTTCTGCAACATTGCAAGCAATTATCTCCTTTGTAGAGAATGG GAAAGATCGTATCAAATTGGTTAGGGCAGGAAAACATCAG GTAGTATTTCTCATCAAGGGACCAATCTACTTAGTTTGCATCAGCTGCACAGAAGAGTCTTATGAATCATTGAGGGGACAATTGGAGCTTCTTTATGGCCAG ATGATACTTATTTTAACTAAGTCCGTAAACAGATGTTTTGAGAAGAACCCGAAGTTCGATATGACACCTTTGCTTGGGGGAACAGATGTTGTCTTCTCATCACTTATCCATTCTTTCAATTG GAACCCAGCTACATTCCTTCATGCATACACCTGTCTTCCTCTAGCATATGCAACAAGGCAAGCTGCTGGTGCTGTATTACAAGATGTCGCTGATTCAGGAGTTCTCTTTGCATTATTAATGTGTAAATGCAAG GTTGTCAGCCTTGTTGGTGCACAGAAAGCCTCTCTTCATCCTGATGATATGTTGCTACTTTCCAATTTTGTTATGTCATCAGAATCATTTAG GACATCTGAATCTTTTTCACCAATTTGCCTGCCAAGATATAATCCCACGGCATTTTTGTATGCTTATGTCCATTATTTTGAT GCTGACACATACCTGATGTTGCTTACTACTAGCTCGGATGCCTTTTATCATCTTAAAGATTGCAG gATTCGTATAGAACAGGTCCTTTTGAGGTCAAATGTTCTTAGTGAAGTTCAGAGATCCATGCTAGAAGGGGGAATGCGTGTTGAGGATTTGCCTGTTGATCCATTGCCTCGTTCATCTATGCCTCATCGTTTGAGCCAGCAGAGGATTTTAACACAGTCTCCTGAAATATTCAGTGAATCAATTGTTGGCATTGGTGGTCCTACCGGACTGTGGCATTTCATCTATCGTAGTATATATCTGGATCAATATGTGTCTTCTGATTTCTCACCTCCAATTAGCAGTCCTCAACAGCAGAAAAG ATTGTATAGAGCATACCAGAAACTTTACTGTTCCATGCATGGTAAAGGAATTGGTCCCCACAAGACTCAATTTAGAAGGGATGAAAATTATg GAAGTTACTTATTcgtatttataattatatgttTGACCTAA